A window from Mya arenaria isolate MELC-2E11 chromosome 9, ASM2691426v1 encodes these proteins:
- the LOC128203625 gene encoding macrophage mannose receptor 1-like gives MITTVSSISSHSNTTSSIFNTTHSVTDSISTTMPSAVTPNATSVMTQPYTSDTQSIDSFTSMVSTSSSTTQSSTSAATTRTAATTTMGTTTLLPSTVFTTAPPTLFSLPGDTSLCSSDLASFASISSGSLGQFGSSCYVVSSRLEHWASAERTCNTHGGHLVHVGSQAENDYLIAFLNKYYNHHSVWIGLHDEQTEGNFVWTSGDPLTFQNWAPTNEMTIVHGIEDCVVMDTRTLTGHWDDRDCSFELNGYICQFGTTSSPLQSTTPNVFPTVVFAAGDGDTDQCPSNVRAHALSNGGVLAQYERACFELLPTTRYSWEHAENVCNNNGGHLAHISSQEEQNFVQSFINRHFPLHAVWIGLNDVHNEGTFTWTSGTSVRYTNWMPGHVSNTLGGSGFEDCTVLVPYREGQWDDVHCGYEAIFGHDSGEVHYAFCRYKIHSQGASIVG, from the exons ATGA TAACAACAGTGTCATCCATATCTTCACATTCAAATACAACATCAAGTATTTTCAACACAACACATTCTGTGACCGACTCGATTTCGACAACCATGCCATCAGCTGTCACCCCCAATGCAACTAGTGTGATGACACAACCATATACATCAGACACGCAGTCAATTGATAGTTTTACATCTATGGTATCAACTTCCTCGTCGACAACACAATCATCAAcatcagcagcaacaacaaGAACAGCGGCGACGACCACGATGGGAACAACAACGCTTTTGCCGTCAACTGTCTTTACAACGGCACCACCGACACTGTTTTCGCTTCCAG GTGATACAAGTCTTTGCTCGAGCGACCTCGCTTCCTTTGCATCAATAAGCAGCGGTTCTTTGGGACAGTTTGGGTCGAGTTGCTACGTAGTAAGTAGCCGTTTAGAGCACTGGGCATCTGCTGAACGCACATGTAACACCCATGGTGGTCATTTGGTCCATGTTGGAAGTCAAGCAGAAAACGACTACCTTATTGCATTCCTCAACAAGTATTACAATCACCATTCTGTCTGGATTGGTTTACACGATGAACAAACGGAAGGAAACTTTGTTTGGACGTCTG GTGATCCTTTAACGTTTCAAAATTGGGCGCCTACAAATGAGATGACTATAGTTCACGGTATAGAGGATTGTGTTGTCATGGATACGAGAACACTCACAGGACACTGGGACGACCGAGACTGTTCATTTGAATTGAACGGATACATTTGTCAATTTG GTACTACATCATCACCGTTACAAAGTACAACTCCAAATGTTTTTCCGACAGTTGTTTTCGCAGCTGGAGATG gTGACACCGACCAATGTCCATCGAACGTTCGGGCGCATGCGCTGAGCAATGGTGGCGTTTTGGCCCAATACGAGAGAGCATGCTTTGAATTACTCCCGACCACCCGCTACTCCTGGGAACATGCTGAAAACGTTTGCAATAACAACGGTGGCCATCTCGCTCATATCAGCAGTCAAGAAGAACAAAATTTCGTCCAGAGCTTCATAAACAGACATTTCCCACTACATGCTGTGTGGATTGGCTTGAATGACGTCCATAATGAGGGGACATTTACATGGACCTCTG GAACAAGTGTTCGTTACACAAACTGGATGCCTGGACATGTGTCCAACACGCTTGGTGGTTCCGGGTTTGAGGATTGTACAGTGCTGGTACCATACAGGGAGGGACAGTGGGATGACGTCCATTGTGGCTATGAGGCAATCTTTGGCCATGATTCTGGAGAAGTGCACTATGCCTTCTGTCGATATA aaaTACACAGTCAAGGAGCTAGTATTGTTGGATGA